A window from Longibacter salinarum encodes these proteins:
- the ileS gene encoding isoleucine--tRNA ligase, with the protein MATFDSLPSSLPQLEESVLDWWTEHSIFEKSISERDGQPAFTFYEGPPTANGHPGIHHVMARAIKDIFCRYKTMKGFRVARKAGWDTHGLPVEIEVEKELGLNSRADVEEYGVEKYNAACRESVLKYKDEWDELTQRMGYWVDLDDPYVTYETEYIESVWWLLKQIHDSDLLYRGKKVQWYSPGSHTVLSSHEVSLGYEETQDPSVYIRFAVDGEEDTYFLAWTTTPWTLISNTALAVGSDIEYAKVRHDDPHQGEEFLIMATELLDEVLDEDYEIVDTFPGSDLLGKTYQPVFSYFTDEVEKGEAWRVVSAGIVSTEEGTGLVHMAPAYGADDHAVAQSEGLPLFNPIDTDGRFTDDAPLVAGEWFKDADKQITTDLKERGLLYKHETYLHNYPFDWRKGTPLMSYPVDSWFIRTTALKDKMVERNKTINWQPEGIGIGRFGEWLENNVDWALSRRRYWGTPLPIWVNDQNPDDYFMVGSIDELRERFGDQIPADDDEVDLHRPFVDDWTCEADDGGTYRRVPDLIDVWFDSGSMPYAQWHYPFENKEEFEANFPADFIAEGVDQTRGWFYTLHAIATLVMDDVAYKNVVVNGLVLDEDGNKMSKSKGNTVAPFEVIDEYGADVVRWYMMSNTPPWENIKFSERGLRDLRRKFFGTLENVYSFFSTYANIDEFDAGAERIPVAERPELDRWIISRLNTTVEDVAAALDEYDPTTAARAVEGFVEEMSNWYLRRSRRRFWSAKRDGGAQENGQAVPAENKEAAYQTVYECLLATAKLMSPVAPFFGEKLYRVLTGNADAQSGHIPESVHLADFPVVNDEERDDALEHRMGLARTISSVVLSLRNQAEINVRQPLPRILVVTGTGVEKEAVDDVADVILDEVNVKEIQYVDHTSDVVRRSAKPNFSRLGPRLGAKMKPVNQKVRQLDDDAITEYIDTGSIVLTVDGDEIELGPQDLDITSEGIEGWLVEQRAGITVALDTQISEALLEEGLARESVKRIQNLRKDAGFDVTDRIEIDYRGSDRIRGAITQWADWIRNETLALELQPSEQPEGEAVETFEIGDEQLTVAVRRASTPSSTS; encoded by the coding sequence ATGGCGACGTTCGACTCGCTCCCTTCGTCTCTTCCCCAGCTCGAAGAATCGGTCCTGGACTGGTGGACCGAGCACAGCATTTTCGAGAAAAGCATTTCCGAGCGGGACGGCCAGCCCGCCTTCACGTTCTACGAGGGACCGCCGACCGCGAACGGCCACCCGGGCATTCACCACGTCATGGCCCGGGCGATTAAGGACATCTTCTGCCGGTACAAAACGATGAAGGGCTTTCGCGTCGCCCGAAAGGCGGGTTGGGATACGCACGGCCTGCCAGTAGAGATTGAGGTCGAGAAAGAGCTCGGCCTGAACTCGCGTGCCGACGTCGAGGAATACGGCGTCGAGAAGTACAACGCCGCGTGCCGGGAGAGCGTCCTGAAGTACAAAGACGAGTGGGACGAGCTCACGCAGCGGATGGGCTACTGGGTCGACCTCGACGATCCATACGTCACGTACGAAACGGAATACATTGAGAGCGTCTGGTGGCTGCTGAAGCAGATCCACGATAGCGATTTGCTGTATCGCGGTAAGAAAGTCCAGTGGTACAGCCCCGGCTCGCACACCGTGCTGTCGAGTCACGAAGTCAGCCTCGGCTACGAGGAAACGCAGGACCCGTCCGTTTACATCCGCTTCGCTGTGGATGGGGAGGAGGACACGTACTTCCTCGCGTGGACGACGACGCCCTGGACGCTCATCTCCAACACCGCGCTGGCCGTCGGGTCGGACATCGAATACGCGAAGGTCCGTCACGACGACCCACATCAGGGCGAGGAATTCCTAATCATGGCCACGGAGCTCCTCGACGAGGTGCTCGACGAGGACTACGAGATCGTCGACACCTTCCCGGGCTCTGACCTGCTTGGCAAGACGTACCAGCCCGTCTTCAGCTACTTCACCGACGAGGTCGAGAAGGGCGAAGCATGGCGGGTGGTTTCCGCTGGCATCGTTTCGACGGAGGAAGGGACCGGACTCGTGCACATGGCGCCCGCGTACGGCGCGGATGACCATGCTGTGGCACAGTCGGAGGGCCTTCCGCTCTTCAACCCGATTGACACCGACGGCCGCTTCACCGACGATGCGCCGCTGGTGGCCGGCGAATGGTTCAAGGACGCCGACAAGCAGATCACGACCGATCTGAAGGAGCGCGGCCTGCTCTACAAACACGAGACGTACCTGCATAACTACCCGTTTGATTGGCGGAAGGGCACGCCACTGATGAGTTACCCGGTGGACAGCTGGTTCATCCGGACGACGGCGCTCAAGGACAAAATGGTGGAGCGCAACAAGACGATTAACTGGCAGCCCGAAGGGATCGGCATCGGCCGGTTCGGCGAGTGGCTCGAGAACAACGTCGACTGGGCCCTCAGCCGGCGTCGCTACTGGGGGACGCCGCTGCCGATCTGGGTGAACGACCAGAACCCGGACGACTACTTCATGGTCGGCTCGATCGACGAACTGCGCGAGCGTTTTGGCGATCAGATTCCGGCGGATGATGACGAGGTGGATCTCCACCGGCCGTTCGTGGACGACTGGACGTGCGAGGCCGACGATGGCGGGACCTATCGCCGCGTGCCGGATCTCATCGACGTCTGGTTTGACTCCGGCTCGATGCCGTATGCACAGTGGCACTACCCGTTCGAGAACAAGGAAGAGTTCGAAGCCAACTTCCCGGCCGACTTCATTGCCGAGGGCGTCGACCAGACGCGCGGCTGGTTCTACACGCTGCACGCCATCGCGACGCTCGTGATGGACGACGTGGCGTACAAGAACGTCGTTGTGAACGGTCTCGTGCTCGATGAGGACGGCAACAAGATGTCGAAGTCCAAGGGCAACACCGTTGCTCCGTTCGAGGTCATCGACGAGTACGGTGCCGACGTTGTGCGCTGGTACATGATGAGCAACACGCCGCCGTGGGAGAATATCAAGTTCAGTGAGCGCGGGCTGCGTGACCTGCGGCGCAAGTTCTTCGGCACACTCGAAAACGTCTACAGCTTTTTCTCGACGTACGCCAACATCGACGAGTTCGATGCCGGTGCGGAGCGGATTCCCGTGGCAGAGCGTCCGGAGCTGGATCGCTGGATCATCAGCCGACTAAACACGACGGTCGAAGATGTTGCCGCGGCGCTGGACGAGTACGACCCGACCACAGCGGCCCGCGCCGTCGAAGGATTTGTTGAGGAGATGTCGAACTGGTACCTCCGTCGTTCGCGCCGCCGGTTCTGGAGCGCGAAACGAGACGGAGGAGCCCAGGAGAACGGTCAGGCTGTGCCGGCTGAGAACAAGGAGGCCGCGTACCAGACCGTGTATGAATGCCTGCTCGCCACCGCGAAGCTGATGAGCCCGGTTGCGCCGTTCTTCGGCGAAAAACTGTACCGTGTGCTCACTGGCAATGCAGATGCCCAGTCCGGTCACATCCCGGAGAGCGTCCACCTCGCCGACTTCCCGGTCGTCAACGACGAGGAGCGCGACGACGCCCTTGAGCATCGGATGGGACTCGCGCGGACCATTTCGTCCGTTGTCCTGAGCCTGCGCAATCAGGCTGAGATCAACGTTCGCCAGCCGCTCCCCCGCATTCTCGTCGTGACGGGCACCGGCGTCGAGAAAGAAGCCGTGGACGACGTTGCAGATGTCATTTTGGATGAGGTCAACGTCAAGGAGATTCAATACGTTGATCACACCAGCGACGTTGTGCGTCGCTCGGCCAAGCCCAACTTCAGCCGCCTGGGACCGCGCCTCGGCGCGAAAATGAAGCCGGTGAACCAGAAGGTGCGCCAGCTTGATGACGATGCAATCACGGAGTACATCGATACCGGTTCGATCGTCCTGACGGTCGACGGCGACGAAATCGAGCTTGGCCCGCAGGACCTGGACATTACGAGCGAGGGCATCGAAGGCTGGCTCGTCGAGCAGCGTGCGGGAATTACCGTCGCGCTGGACACCCAGATTAGCGAAGCGCTGCTTGAGGAAGGACTGGCCCGTGAAAGCGTCAAACGGATTCAGAATCTGCGCAAGGACGCGGGTTTCGACGTCACCGATCGCATCGAAATCGACTACCGTGGATCCGACCGGATCCGTGGCGCAATCACGCAATGGGCCGACTGGATTCGGAACGAGACCCTGGCTCTGGAGTTGCAGCCGTCCGAACAGCCGGAGGGCGAGGCCGTGGAAACATTCGAGATTGGCGACGAGCAGTTGACGGTGGCGGTCCGACGGGCCAGCACGCCGTCCTCCACGTCCTGA
- the ade gene encoding adenine deaminase translates to MSESFSLAGRIVDLHERDIRPGVVHVVDGRIDRIELVEQDVPDRYLLPGFVDAHVHVESSMLTPSEFARVAVMHGTVATVSDPHEIANVLGVDGVEYMIADGTDVPCTFAFGAPSCVPATPFETAGAELDAEAVDALLARADVPYLSEVMNYPGVIDHDNELMAKIDAARRRQKPVDGHAPGLRGHGVEAYASAGVQTDHECVTIEEAREKLAAGMKILIREGSAAKNFDALIPLMDEAPDQLMFCSDDKHPDALVEGHIDDLVRRAIQAGYDRYDVLRAACVNPVEHYGLNVGLLREGDRADMIVVSDLESFEVKDSYVGGVHVASGGETFIPRKTSPVVNRFGASPVEPSAFRIEAPGATRPTVRVIDAVDNQLVTSEAHIDASVRDGEIVADPERDVLKIAVVNRYHDADPAVALIRGFGLSEGAIASSVAHDSHNIVAVGSNDEQLAEAVNAVIETKGGIAAVGRGTTRLLPLPIAGLISDRPYDEVARRYTALSRFVQEDLDSPMDAPFMTLSFMALLVIPKLKLSDKGLFDGESFEFVGLRIGDLR, encoded by the coding sequence ATGTCGGAGTCGTTTTCGCTTGCCGGTCGGATTGTTGATCTGCACGAACGGGATATTCGTCCTGGTGTGGTGCACGTCGTAGATGGCCGAATCGATCGTATCGAATTGGTGGAGCAGGACGTGCCGGATCGGTACCTGCTGCCCGGATTTGTCGATGCTCACGTGCACGTCGAAAGCTCGATGCTGACACCGTCCGAGTTCGCTCGTGTAGCGGTGATGCATGGAACGGTCGCCACGGTGAGCGACCCGCATGAGATCGCGAATGTCCTCGGCGTGGATGGCGTCGAGTACATGATCGCCGATGGTACAGATGTGCCATGTACCTTCGCTTTCGGTGCACCATCGTGTGTCCCGGCCACCCCGTTCGAGACAGCAGGAGCGGAACTCGATGCGGAGGCGGTTGACGCGCTCCTCGCACGGGCCGATGTGCCGTATCTCAGCGAAGTGATGAACTATCCTGGCGTCATCGATCACGACAACGAACTGATGGCCAAAATCGACGCGGCCCGGCGACGTCAGAAGCCGGTTGACGGCCACGCTCCCGGCCTCCGCGGTCACGGCGTCGAAGCGTATGCAAGCGCCGGTGTGCAAACAGACCACGAGTGCGTTACGATCGAGGAGGCGCGCGAAAAGCTGGCTGCGGGAATGAAGATCCTGATTCGGGAGGGCTCTGCAGCGAAGAATTTCGATGCCCTGATTCCGCTCATGGACGAGGCACCGGATCAACTAATGTTTTGCAGCGACGACAAGCATCCGGATGCTCTGGTGGAAGGCCACATTGACGACCTCGTGCGCCGTGCGATTCAGGCCGGCTACGACCGGTACGATGTCCTCCGCGCGGCATGCGTCAACCCGGTCGAGCACTACGGACTCAACGTTGGGCTCCTTCGCGAGGGCGATCGCGCCGACATGATCGTCGTTTCCGACCTGGAGTCGTTCGAGGTAAAAGACTCGTACGTCGGCGGTGTCCACGTCGCGTCCGGCGGCGAGACCTTCATTCCGCGGAAGACATCGCCCGTCGTCAATCGGTTCGGTGCGTCGCCCGTCGAGCCATCCGCCTTTCGCATCGAGGCACCAGGGGCGACCCGGCCGACGGTTCGAGTCATCGACGCCGTCGACAACCAGCTGGTGACGAGCGAAGCGCACATCGATGCTTCCGTTCGCGACGGCGAGATCGTCGCCGATCCGGAACGAGATGTGCTGAAGATTGCGGTCGTAAACCGGTACCACGACGCAGATCCAGCGGTCGCTCTCATCCGCGGGTTCGGCCTATCCGAAGGCGCGATTGCATCGAGCGTCGCCCACGATTCCCACAATATCGTCGCCGTCGGATCGAATGATGAGCAGCTCGCGGAGGCGGTGAACGCCGTTATCGAAACGAAAGGAGGAATCGCCGCGGTCGGGCGAGGCACGACCCGGCTGCTGCCCCTGCCGATCGCCGGTCTCATCAGCGACCGACCGTATGATGAAGTCGCGCGCCGATACACAGCTCTAAGCCGCTTCGTCCAGGAGGATCTCGACAGTCCAATGGATGCGCCGTTCATGACGCTCAGCTTTATGGCCTTACTTGTGATCCCGAAACTGAAGCTCAGCGATAAAGGCTTGTTCGACGGGGAAAGCTTTGAGTTTGTGGGGTTGAGGATTGGGGATTTGCGTTGA
- a CDS encoding zinc-dependent metalloprotease, which translates to MQRTLAPFAVLCACLLVLTGCAGSSPVSSDASSASASSSSSSDDLKPFSKVVPDDAETNEGLLTTHFNEEDLFLSIPDSVLGREILTISRASQAPDGLAYGGEKVNTQVLRWQRRGDKVLLRVVSYENIADEDDPVYRAVQNSNFEPIVQAFDVKALTEDSTGVVIEATDLFASDVPALGLPQQARKQYKVRRLDTDRSFITGVKSFPENTDVETVLTYQAQEPPSNESTGTLSVAMNHSFVLLPKQPMQARLCDDRVGYFSVERTDYSSDKQKAAEECVITRWRLEPSDPEAYADGEVVEPVEPIVYYIDPATPEKWRPYLKQGVEDWQVAFERAGFKNAIIAKDPPTAEEDPDFDPDDVRYSTIRYFASDIPNAYGPHVHDPRSGEILESDIGWYHNVMNLLRNWYFVQTAAINPSARGPVFDDEVMGELIRFVSAHEVGHTIGLPHNWGSSYAVPVDSLRSPSYTSEHGTAPSIMDYARFNYVAQPGDGVTQFGPRVGEYDKWAVNFGYRDLGIDDKKADAQVWDDRIREKAGDPVYFYGRQTLTKVDPRSQNEDLTNDAVEASRLGIANLKRILPNLIEWTREDGADYATLEELYGAVLNQWGRYMGHVGSYVGGIYDTPKTYTQDGVVFEPVPANRQREAMAFLVEEGLQTPTWMLETDILRRIEHAGAVDRIRDAQMNVVEMMLEPRRMARLIESEALANGEETYTLNAMLTDLRDGVWAETDAGDDVGPFRRNLQRGYLEEMADLMTETVDNPDIPDAFADYVQFTPVTVEQSDIRAAVRGQLTALQDDVQRALRGRNDMATEQHYEDVLVRIDNILNPDSAD; encoded by the coding sequence GTGCAACGCACGCTTGCCCCATTTGCAGTGCTGTGTGCCTGCCTGCTCGTCCTCACGGGTTGTGCCGGCTCCAGTCCTGTTTCATCCGACGCGTCGTCAGCCTCCGCCTCGTCGTCTTCCTCATCCGATGACCTGAAGCCGTTCTCAAAGGTCGTCCCCGATGACGCCGAAACCAACGAGGGTCTGCTGACGACCCATTTCAACGAAGAGGATCTCTTCCTCTCTATTCCCGACTCGGTCCTCGGGCGCGAGATTTTGACCATCTCACGTGCCTCCCAGGCTCCTGACGGCCTCGCTTACGGCGGGGAAAAGGTCAACACGCAGGTGCTCCGGTGGCAGCGACGCGGCGACAAGGTTCTTCTACGTGTCGTCAGCTACGAGAATATCGCGGATGAAGACGACCCGGTCTACCGCGCGGTTCAGAACTCGAACTTCGAACCGATTGTCCAGGCCTTTGATGTAAAGGCACTGACAGAAGACAGTACCGGCGTCGTGATCGAAGCCACGGACCTGTTCGCCAGCGACGTGCCGGCCCTCGGCCTCCCACAGCAGGCCCGGAAGCAGTACAAAGTCCGCCGCCTCGACACGGACCGCTCGTTCATCACAGGCGTGAAAAGCTTTCCGGAAAACACGGACGTTGAGACGGTGCTGACGTATCAGGCTCAGGAGCCACCGTCGAACGAATCGACCGGGACGCTGAGTGTCGCGATGAATCACTCTTTCGTGCTGCTCCCGAAGCAGCCGATGCAAGCACGCCTCTGCGACGATCGCGTTGGCTACTTTTCGGTCGAGCGAACGGACTACAGTTCCGACAAGCAGAAAGCCGCCGAGGAGTGCGTAATCACGCGGTGGCGTCTGGAGCCATCCGATCCAGAAGCCTATGCCGACGGAGAAGTCGTGGAGCCGGTTGAGCCGATTGTTTACTACATCGACCCGGCAACGCCTGAGAAGTGGCGTCCGTACCTCAAGCAGGGCGTGGAAGACTGGCAGGTCGCCTTCGAGCGCGCGGGCTTCAAGAACGCTATCATCGCCAAGGACCCGCCGACCGCGGAAGAAGATCCGGACTTCGACCCGGACGACGTTCGCTACTCGACCATCCGCTACTTCGCGTCGGATATCCCGAACGCCTACGGACCGCACGTCCACGACCCGCGCTCCGGTGAAATTCTCGAGAGCGACATCGGCTGGTACCACAACGTGATGAACCTGCTGCGGAACTGGTACTTTGTGCAGACGGCAGCTATCAACCCATCCGCACGCGGTCCGGTCTTTGACGACGAGGTGATGGGCGAACTCATTCGCTTCGTCTCTGCCCACGAGGTTGGACACACAATCGGCCTACCTCACAACTGGGGCTCGAGCTACGCTGTCCCCGTCGACAGTCTCCGCTCCCCGAGCTACACGTCCGAGCACGGCACGGCGCCGTCGATCATGGACTATGCTCGGTTTAACTACGTAGCGCAGCCGGGCGATGGAGTCACCCAGTTCGGTCCTCGCGTCGGAGAATACGACAAGTGGGCCGTCAATTTCGGCTACCGCGATCTCGGCATCGACGACAAGAAAGCAGACGCGCAGGTCTGGGACGACCGCATTCGCGAGAAAGCGGGCGACCCGGTCTACTTCTACGGCCGTCAGACGCTCACCAAAGTCGATCCTCGGTCGCAGAACGAGGACCTGACCAACGATGCCGTCGAAGCAAGTCGCCTCGGCATCGCGAACCTCAAGCGCATTCTCCCGAACCTGATCGAATGGACGCGCGAGGATGGTGCCGATTACGCGACGCTAGAGGAGTTGTACGGCGCCGTTCTGAATCAGTGGGGCCGCTACATGGGTCACGTCGGTAGCTACGTCGGTGGCATTTACGATACGCCGAAGACCTACACGCAGGATGGCGTCGTGTTTGAGCCGGTTCCGGCCAATCGCCAGCGCGAGGCGATGGCATTCCTCGTTGAGGAAGGCCTTCAGACCCCGACCTGGATGCTGGAAACCGACATCCTTCGTCGCATCGAGCACGCGGGCGCTGTCGACCGTATCCGCGACGCACAGATGAACGTTGTAGAGATGATGCTCGAACCGCGCCGTATGGCCCGCCTCATCGAAAGCGAGGCTCTCGCCAACGGAGAGGAGACGTATACCCTCAACGCGATGCTCACGGACCTTCGTGACGGCGTCTGGGCGGAAACTGACGCGGGTGACGATGTCGGCCCATTCCGCCGGAATCTGCAGCGCGGCTACCTCGAAGAGATGGCCGACCTCATGACGGAAACGGTCGACAATCCAGATATCCCGGATGCGTTTGCGGACTACGTTCAGTTCACGCCGGTTACGGTGGAACAGTCGGACATCCGCGCCGCCGTGCGAGGACAACTCACGGCGCTTCAGGATGACGTTCAGCGCGCCCTCCGCGGCCGGAATGATATGGCGACCGAGCAGCACTACGAAGACGTGCTCGTTCGGATCGACAACATTCTGAACCCGGATTCAGCCGACTGA
- a CDS encoding META domain-containing protein, which yields MILRWTVFLFLTLTMGFMGCTQDAPESSEQDAETAASQSTSDVAKADSATATAGLVGPEWRLTRFGMENPVEDTLQRVKVTAVFSEERRVSGISGCNRYSGEYDARRDSLMFGKMASTKRACPDPVMKVEERYLDVLGDIRSYEIRDERLDLYDEGGALRLTFRRGGGDVDGRQGASSAADSTVQATSGRVRSFKALGQEPGWLAVITPDTIRYEGNYGETMITFPTPQPAIADTGSVVYDTTARGHSLQLVIDETDCTDAMSGKPFPSTVTITVDGETYRGCGAPGDEDADGSES from the coding sequence ATGATACTACGTTGGACTGTTTTCCTGTTTCTCACCCTCACAATGGGGTTCATGGGGTGCACGCAGGACGCGCCGGAGTCGAGCGAGCAGGATGCCGAGACCGCCGCATCCCAGTCAACTTCAGATGTGGCAAAAGCGGATTCCGCGACGGCCACGGCTGGGCTCGTTGGACCAGAGTGGCGTCTCACCCGATTTGGGATGGAAAATCCGGTGGAGGATACGCTCCAGCGTGTGAAGGTGACCGCCGTTTTCTCGGAGGAACGACGCGTGTCTGGCATCAGCGGATGCAACCGATACTCGGGCGAATACGACGCTCGCCGTGACTCGCTGATGTTTGGGAAGATGGCCTCCACGAAGCGGGCCTGTCCCGATCCCGTCATGAAGGTCGAGGAGCGGTACCTGGACGTTCTCGGTGATATCCGAAGCTACGAGATTCGGGACGAGCGGCTTGACCTCTATGATGAAGGGGGAGCGCTTCGCCTCACGTTTCGCAGGGGCGGGGGAGACGTTGACGGTCGCCAGGGGGCGTCGTCGGCGGCCGACTCAACCGTTCAAGCGACATCGGGAAGGGTTCGATCGTTCAAGGCCCTGGGGCAAGAGCCCGGCTGGCTCGCCGTCATTACGCCGGACACCATTCGATATGAGGGAAATTACGGAGAGACGATGATCACTTTCCCCACGCCACAGCCCGCAATCGCGGATACAGGAAGCGTCGTCTACGACACCACGGCCCGCGGTCATTCGCTTCAGCTTGTTATTGATGAGACCGACTGCACCGACGCCATGAGCGGGAAGCCGTTTCCCAGCACAGTGACTATCACGGTGGATGGCGAGACGTACCGTGGTTGTGGTGCGCCTGGAGACGAAGACGCCGACGGATCCGAGTCGTAA
- the thrC gene encoding threonine synthase — MQYVSTRTSEHRVPLSTALQQGLAPDGGLYVPASFPEFSMGDFDGCETPTAVAERMLVPFFAGDELEAELPGIAHDMYGFSIPLRQIGDRTRVLELFHGPTAAFKDVGARFLASSLSRLNRTAKTPLTILVATSGDTGAAVAAAFWKKPNVEVVVLYPKGRVSSRQEKQLTGWDRNVQTVAVRGVFDDCQRLVKQAFQNNTWHDRKRLSSANSINIGRLLPQMTYYAIASLQVWRETGEPAHFIVPSGNLGNALACIYARESGLPIGDVILATNANRPVTSYLDNGEWEPMETVETLATAMDVGNPSNMERLRDLYPTVGQLGEAISAVRVTDEAIQAQIRRGEEKWGEVWCPHTATAAEVRDRLDTNATAAKSWVMVATAHPAKFEDIVEPLVGHEVHVPDALEQVMKRAHPAPEIPPSLDALGEIVLGVDTPAE; from the coding sequence ATGCAATACGTTTCGACACGCACATCTGAGCACCGAGTCCCGCTGTCTACCGCTCTGCAGCAAGGGCTGGCACCGGACGGCGGACTGTACGTGCCGGCGTCCTTTCCCGAGTTTTCTATGGGCGATTTCGATGGATGCGAGACGCCGACAGCTGTTGCCGAACGGATGCTGGTGCCGTTCTTCGCTGGCGATGAGCTGGAGGCGGAACTGCCCGGCATTGCCCATGACATGTACGGCTTTTCCATCCCGCTCCGCCAAATTGGAGATCGAACGCGTGTGCTCGAGCTCTTTCACGGGCCGACCGCTGCTTTCAAGGACGTCGGAGCACGGTTTCTGGCCAGTTCGCTATCGCGACTCAACAGAACCGCGAAAACGCCTCTCACGATTCTCGTTGCTACGTCGGGCGACACCGGAGCAGCCGTAGCGGCCGCTTTCTGGAAGAAGCCGAACGTGGAAGTCGTCGTCCTCTATCCGAAAGGACGAGTATCGAGTCGGCAGGAGAAACAGCTCACCGGTTGGGATCGCAACGTACAAACGGTTGCCGTGCGTGGCGTCTTTGATGACTGTCAGAGGCTCGTGAAGCAGGCATTTCAGAACAACACCTGGCATGATCGCAAGCGGTTGTCGTCTGCGAACAGCATCAACATCGGGCGTCTCCTTCCACAGATGACGTACTATGCTATCGCCAGCCTGCAGGTCTGGCGCGAAACGGGGGAGCCGGCACACTTCATCGTACCGTCGGGCAACCTCGGGAATGCCCTCGCCTGCATCTATGCGCGTGAAAGTGGCTTACCGATCGGGGACGTGATTCTGGCAACGAACGCCAATCGGCCCGTCACGTCGTATCTTGACAACGGCGAATGGGAACCGATGGAAACCGTCGAGACGCTGGCCACGGCGATGGACGTTGGTAATCCCAGCAACATGGAGCGGCTCCGCGACCTGTATCCGACCGTTGGGCAGCTCGGCGAGGCGATTTCGGCGGTTCGCGTAACGGATGAAGCCATCCAGGCGCAGATCCGACGCGGCGAGGAGAAGTGGGGAGAGGTGTGGTGCCCGCATACGGCGACGGCTGCGGAGGTTCGAGACCGACTCGATACGAACGCGACAGCCGCGAAATCCTGGGTTATGGTTGCCACAGCTCATCCGGCCAAGTTCGAGGATATCGTCGAGCCGCTGGTCGGTCACGAGGTTCACGTCCCGGATGCACTAGAACAGGTGATGAAACGGGCCCATCCCGCACCAGAAATCCCGCCTTCGCTGGACGCTCTCGGAGAGATTGTTTTGGGAGTGGATACGCCAGCGGAATAG
- a CDS encoding PQQ-dependent sugar dehydrogenase, with protein MTASCVSFARCISSGRAVLFRIAPLCLLAITVLFAACGKDTASQDSPEDAPSDTAQVTQASAPAPLPSADLCDPDNGGLTLPEGFCAKVVADTLGETRHLAVSESGDIYAALRSPRNGNGMVALRDTSGDLVADRIEYFGEDVGGTGIGIHKGHLYFGPDTAIWRYEMSKTAFLPTGDKEVIVSGFLEQRSHAVKPFAFDGQGNMYVNVGAPSNACQEPSRTAGAPGQDPCPQLERQAGVWQFSDDTPNQTQMEDGERYATGIRNAVAIAWNDVANNLYVMQHGRDQLHSLWPELYTQEESAELPGEEFFKVDEGDDFGWPYCYYDWKYDQQKELAPEYGGDGTEVGRCSEKEAPLISFPGHWAPNDLLFYNHPNAPESHRGDAMIAFHGSWNRSPFPQQGYNIGNVPMDGATPVRSDSTGWAVFARGFANQDTIDNPSQAEYRPTGLALGPDGSIYIADDAKGRIWRVWPVEPSEATNPE; from the coding sequence ATGACTGCCTCTTGCGTGTCGTTCGCACGCTGTATCTCATCCGGTCGAGCCGTGCTCTTCCGCATCGCCCCACTCTGCTTGCTGGCGATCACCGTCCTGTTCGCGGCCTGTGGAAAGGACACGGCGTCTCAGGATTCGCCGGAAGACGCTCCGTCCGATACGGCGCAGGTGACTCAGGCATCCGCTCCGGCTCCGCTTCCGAGTGCTGATCTGTGCGACCCGGACAACGGAGGCCTCACCCTCCCAGAGGGTTTTTGCGCGAAGGTCGTTGCAGACACGCTCGGGGAGACGCGGCACCTGGCTGTGAGCGAAAGTGGCGACATCTACGCCGCACTCCGCTCTCCGCGCAATGGCAACGGCATGGTCGCCCTTCGAGACACATCCGGCGATCTCGTGGCCGACCGGATCGAATACTTCGGCGAGGATGTGGGTGGTACGGGCATCGGCATTCACAAGGGGCATCTGTACTTCGGCCCGGATACCGCCATCTGGCGGTACGAAATGTCAAAAACTGCTTTCCTCCCGACCGGTGACAAGGAGGTGATCGTGTCCGGCTTTCTCGAGCAGCGTTCCCATGCGGTGAAGCCCTTTGCCTTCGATGGACAAGGGAACATGTACGTCAACGTGGGTGCGCCGTCAAATGCATGTCAGGAGCCGTCGCGTACGGCTGGTGCTCCCGGCCAGGATCCGTGTCCACAGCTCGAGCGACAAGCAGGGGTCTGGCAGTTTAGTGATGACACGCCGAACCAGACGCAGATGGAAGACGGCGAGCGATATGCCACGGGCATTCGAAACGCCGTCGCGATCGCCTGGAATGACGTCGCCAACAACCTGTACGTGATGCAGCATGGCCGGGATCAGCTTCATTCTCTGTGGCCGGAACTCTACACGCAGGAAGAGTCGGCGGAGCTGCCGGGAGAAGAGTTCTTCAAGGTGGACGAAGGGGACGACTTCGGCTGGCCCTACTGCTACTACGATTGGAAGTACGACCAGCAAAAAGAGCTGGCGCCGGAGTACGGCGGAGATGGAACCGAGGTCGGTCGCTGCAGCGAGAAGGAAGCACCACTCATCTCCTTTCCAGGGCACTGGGCACCGAACGATTTGCTGTTTTACAATCATCCCAATGCTCCTGAGAGTCACCGTGGGGACGCTATGATCGCGTTTCACGGCTCATGGAATCGGTCCCCATTCCCGCAACAGGGCTACAACATTGGCAACGTTCCGATGGATGGCGCGACACCCGTAAGAAGTGATTCGACCGGCTGGGCCGTATTCGCTCGAGGCTTCGCGAATCAGGACACGATCGATAACCCGAGTCAGGCGGAATACCGTCCGACTGGTCTTGCTCTCGGGCCCGACGGCTCGATTTACATCGCCGATGATGCGAAAGGGCGAATCTGGCGCGTCTGGCCTGTGGAGCCGTCGGAGGCCACAAACCCGGAGTAG